From Passer domesticus isolate bPasDom1 chromosome 8, bPasDom1.hap1, whole genome shotgun sequence, a single genomic window includes:
- the LOC135305670 gene encoding probable inactive protein kinase DDB_G0270444, with translation MLPFVLRKAVPDREEEMEVDTKIDTEEEMEVDTKIDMEEDMEIDGEDAGEEEMDVDVDEEEEMDLDMEESIMDMDID, from the exons atgctcccctttgttctgaggaag gctgtcccagacagagaggaggagatggaggtagataCAAAGATTGATacggaggaggagatggaggtggatacaaagattgatatggaggaggacatggaaatagacggagaagacgctggagaggaagagatggatgtggatgtggatgaggaagaagagatggatttggatatggaagagtccattatggacatggatattgattaa